One Actinospica robiniae DSM 44927 genomic region harbors:
- a CDS encoding serine/threonine-protein kinase — protein sequence MTEQDPARIGPFRLVARLGRGGMGRVYLGREESTGRHAAVKTIHGELAADAEFRTRFTQEVNAALRVADAYIAEVLAADPAAPIPWLATAYVPGISVEDAVRKYGPMPAESVRVLGFCVARAVSAIHAVGLVHRDLKPGNVLLTAQGPKVIDFGIARGVGDEGLTKTGMVAGSPPYMAPEQLTTGNFGTASDVFSLGAILHYAATAAGPYGRGGAQELYARALAVGPVVAPELPEAIAVPVARALERDPNQRPRAADLVVALEQQPGEKPEPGWLPGNVTQEILTQATEALNTASAAYRETVAPTQRMPQQPPPPAPAPRQAPQQAPRPMPQQQPQQQRAQPVGAAPGPAPQGFRPPYPQSGPPSHPSNPRVPYGQPQQAFPPGYPQTPPRATPTPARPIYQNPVPGYPQRPGTPPSGTQYPYAARPGATNGMGTAGLVLSLVGLLMPIALPFGIIFSGIGLSRAKPQRLPDGPAKAGLAVSLIAVFAWIIILIIVQNRT from the coding sequence TTGACCGAACAGGATCCGGCCCGGATCGGGCCGTTCCGACTCGTCGCGCGCCTCGGCCGCGGCGGGATGGGCCGGGTCTACCTGGGTCGGGAGGAATCCACCGGCAGGCACGCCGCGGTCAAGACCATCCACGGCGAACTCGCCGCCGACGCCGAGTTCCGCACCCGCTTCACCCAGGAGGTCAACGCCGCGCTGCGGGTCGCCGACGCGTACATCGCCGAGGTGCTCGCGGCCGACCCGGCCGCGCCGATCCCGTGGCTGGCCACCGCCTACGTGCCCGGCATCTCGGTCGAGGACGCGGTGCGCAAGTACGGCCCGATGCCGGCGGAATCGGTGCGGGTGCTGGGTTTCTGCGTCGCGCGGGCGGTCTCCGCCATCCACGCGGTCGGCCTGGTGCACCGGGATCTGAAGCCGGGCAACGTTCTGCTGACCGCGCAGGGCCCGAAGGTCATCGACTTCGGCATCGCCCGCGGCGTCGGCGACGAGGGCCTGACCAAGACCGGCATGGTCGCGGGTTCGCCCCCTTACATGGCCCCGGAACAGTTGACCACCGGCAACTTCGGCACCGCCTCGGACGTCTTCTCGCTGGGCGCGATCCTGCACTACGCCGCGACCGCGGCCGGGCCCTACGGCCGGGGCGGCGCGCAGGAGCTGTACGCGCGGGCCCTCGCGGTCGGCCCGGTCGTCGCGCCGGAACTGCCGGAGGCGATCGCCGTCCCGGTCGCCCGCGCCCTGGAGCGCGACCCGAACCAGCGCCCCCGGGCCGCGGACCTCGTCGTCGCCCTCGAGCAGCAGCCGGGCGAGAAGCCGGAGCCGGGCTGGCTGCCCGGCAACGTCACCCAGGAGATCCTGACTCAGGCCACTGAGGCGCTTAACACCGCGTCGGCCGCGTACCGGGAGACGGTCGCGCCGACCCAGCGGATGCCGCAGCAGCCCCCGCCGCCCGCCCCCGCGCCGCGGCAGGCGCCACAGCAGGCGCCGCGGCCGATGCCCCAGCAGCAGCCTCAGCAGCAGCGGGCGCAGCCCGTCGGCGCCGCGCCGGGTCCGGCGCCGCAGGGTTTCCGTCCGCCGTACCCGCAGTCCGGCCCGCCCTCGCACCCGTCGAACCCGCGTGTCCCGTACGGCCAGCCGCAGCAGGCGTTCCCGCCCGGGTACCCGCAGACCCCGCCGCGGGCCACGCCCACGCCGGCGCGCCCGATCTATCAGAACCCTGTCCCCGGATACCCGCAGCGCCCCGGCACCCCGCCGAGCGGAACGCAGTACCCTTATGCGGCTCGGCCCGGAGCGACCAACGGCATGGGCACGGCCGGCCTGGTCCTGAGCCTGGTCGGACTGCTGATGCCGATCGCGTTGCCGTTCGGCATCATCTTCAGCGGCATCGGCCTGTCCCGGGCCAAGCCGCAACGGCTGCCGGACGGCCCGGCCAAGGCCGGCCTCGCGGTGAGCCTGATCGCCGTCTTCGCCTGGATCATCATCCTGATCATCGTCCAGAACCGGACCTGA
- a CDS encoding S53 family peptidase, with protein MAPDESRARRRRRVGAASIAVAALAGTFVAANAASATTANPATVTFGGMQPAWASASADRGQVAPGTAVTSTIYLAGKDQAGMEAYAEAVSTPGNALYHKFLSTSQFQARFGTTAAQISAVEKWLRSAGLKVVSADSHQIQVSGTAAQTEAVYGLTLHNYSVKGHTYRAPASSAHLPSGVAADVLSVGSLSTMPVVMAPAGLVSTNSVTEKLTGAKPTAGASHDGAVYEGSPICSAYYGQIMDTTAPTQGGKENPYAICGYTPQQFRSAYGVTGVTGKGVTIAIVDAYGSSDILSDADTYAKYMGDPAFKPGQFLDTETPADFYDYADCGGPANWSPEEHIDVEAVHAMAPQATVHYYGGNSCQNPDLLVPLQQIVDTHSADIVSDSWGSVVFSSTGNLTAADKDSYDQVLKQAAIEGIEFNFSTGDCGAEDPSTTSCGVNDTSTVPQADWPDSDPWATAVGGTSTAIGKHGNVEWSTPWGTDVYLPPAASGQDWSFWEWAFGGGGGTSAIFAQPWYQRGTVSRTLATTLPDGSRTSSRMRTVPDVSMDADPFTGFQVGMTMTLGDGSTGVGIQPYGGTSLASPLFAGLQADVMQLQHGQPVGFANPSLYARYGSPVFSDVTGNSPGAKAYNDIPSADATSTDYSIGFGDDLLLKATRGYDDATGVGVPNPLYLWSHLIW; from the coding sequence ATGGCCCCTGATGAATCCCGTGCCCGGCGCCGACGGCGCGTCGGTGCCGCCTCGATCGCGGTGGCGGCGCTCGCCGGCACCTTCGTCGCGGCGAACGCGGCGTCCGCGACGACGGCGAACCCCGCCACCGTCACGTTCGGCGGCATGCAGCCGGCCTGGGCGTCCGCCTCGGCCGACCGCGGCCAGGTCGCGCCGGGTACCGCGGTGACCTCCACGATCTACCTGGCCGGAAAGGACCAGGCGGGCATGGAGGCCTATGCCGAGGCCGTGTCCACTCCCGGAAACGCGCTCTACCACAAGTTCTTGAGCACCAGTCAGTTCCAGGCCAGGTTCGGCACGACCGCCGCCCAGATCTCCGCCGTCGAGAAGTGGCTGCGCTCGGCCGGGCTGAAGGTCGTCTCGGCGGACAGCCACCAGATCCAGGTCTCCGGCACCGCCGCGCAGACCGAGGCCGTCTACGGGCTCACCCTGCACAACTATTCGGTCAAGGGCCACACCTACCGCGCTCCGGCGAGCTCGGCGCACCTGCCCTCGGGCGTCGCGGCGGACGTGCTGAGCGTGGGCTCGCTGAGCACCATGCCGGTCGTGATGGCGCCGGCGGGGCTGGTGAGCACCAATTCCGTGACCGAGAAGCTGACCGGGGCCAAGCCCACTGCGGGCGCTTCGCACGACGGGGCGGTCTACGAGGGCTCCCCCATCTGCTCGGCCTACTACGGCCAGATCATGGACACCACCGCGCCGACCCAGGGCGGCAAGGAGAATCCGTACGCCATCTGCGGCTACACCCCGCAGCAGTTCCGCAGCGCCTACGGCGTGACCGGAGTGACCGGCAAGGGCGTGACGATCGCGATCGTCGACGCCTACGGGAGCTCGGACATCCTGTCGGACGCCGACACCTACGCGAAGTACATGGGCGACCCGGCCTTCAAGCCGGGGCAGTTCCTGGACACCGAGACGCCCGCGGACTTCTACGACTACGCGGACTGCGGCGGCCCGGCCAACTGGTCGCCGGAGGAGCACATCGACGTCGAGGCCGTGCACGCGATGGCGCCGCAGGCGACCGTGCACTACTACGGCGGCAACTCCTGTCAGAACCCTGACCTGCTGGTCCCGCTGCAGCAGATCGTGGACACGCACTCGGCCGACATCGTCTCCGACTCGTGGGGATCGGTGGTCTTCTCCAGCACCGGCAACCTGACCGCCGCTGACAAGGACAGCTACGACCAGGTGCTGAAGCAGGCCGCGATCGAGGGCATCGAGTTCAACTTCTCCACGGGTGACTGCGGCGCCGAGGACCCGAGCACGACGAGCTGCGGCGTCAACGACACCTCCACGGTTCCGCAGGCGGACTGGCCGGACAGCGACCCGTGGGCGACCGCGGTGGGCGGCACCTCCACGGCGATCGGCAAGCACGGCAACGTGGAGTGGAGCACTCCGTGGGGCACCGACGTCTACCTGCCGCCGGCCGCCTCCGGTCAGGACTGGTCGTTCTGGGAGTGGGCCTTCGGCGGTGGCGGCGGCACCAGCGCGATCTTCGCGCAGCCGTGGTACCAGCGCGGCACCGTCTCGCGCACGCTGGCCACGACTCTGCCGGACGGCAGCCGGACCTCCTCGCGGATGCGCACGGTGCCGGACGTCTCGATGGACGCCGACCCGTTCACCGGCTTCCAGGTGGGCATGACGATGACGCTGGGCGACGGCTCGACCGGTGTCGGCATCCAGCCCTACGGCGGAACCAGCCTGGCCAGTCCGCTGTTCGCGGGTCTGCAGGCCGACGTGATGCAGCTGCAGCACGGGCAGCCGGTCGGCTTCGCCAACCCGTCGCTCTACGCGCGCTACGGCAGCCCGGTCTTCTCCGACGTCACCGGGAACAGCCCGGGGGCCAAGGCGTACAACGACATCCCGAGCGCGGACGCCACCAGCACCGATTACTCGATCGGCTTCGGTGACGACCTGCTGCTCAAGGCGACGCGCGGCTACGACGACGCCACCGGCGTCGGCGTGCCGAACCCGCTCTACCTCTGGTCGCACCTGATCTGGTAG
- the ychF gene encoding redox-regulated ATPase YchF — protein MGLQIGIVGLPNVGKSTLFNALTKNDVLAANYPFATIEPNVGVVGVPDPRLAKLAEIFHSERVLPATVDFLDIAGIVRGASEGQGLGNKFLANIREADAICQVIRVFTDPDVVFADDKSAPDPKSDIETINTELILADLQTIEKALPRLQKEARMAKDKQEKVAAIEEAQRLLERGTTVFAAGLDPAPLRDLHLLTAKPFIYVFNLDADELSNEDLRRELSALIAPADAVFLDAKIESELIELPEDEALELLQSIGQQESGLTQLARVGFATLGLQTYLTAGPKEARAWTIRKGATAPEAAGVIHTDFQRGFIKAEIVSYEDLIVCGSVPEARSRGKARIEGKDYVMADGDVVEFRFNV, from the coding sequence ATGGGTCTGCAAATCGGTATCGTCGGCCTGCCCAATGTGGGCAAGTCGACCCTTTTCAACGCACTGACGAAGAACGACGTCCTGGCGGCGAACTATCCGTTCGCCACCATCGAGCCGAACGTCGGCGTGGTGGGGGTGCCGGACCCGCGACTGGCCAAGCTGGCCGAGATCTTCCACTCCGAGCGCGTCCTGCCCGCCACGGTCGACTTCCTCGACATCGCCGGCATCGTGCGCGGCGCCTCGGAGGGCCAGGGACTGGGCAACAAGTTCCTGGCCAACATCCGCGAGGCGGACGCGATCTGCCAGGTCATCCGGGTCTTCACCGACCCGGACGTGGTCTTCGCCGACGACAAGAGCGCGCCGGACCCGAAGAGCGACATAGAGACCATCAACACCGAGTTGATCCTCGCTGACCTCCAGACCATCGAGAAGGCCCTGCCGCGCCTGCAGAAGGAGGCGCGGATGGCCAAGGACAAGCAGGAGAAGGTCGCCGCGATCGAGGAGGCGCAGCGGCTGCTCGAGCGCGGCACCACCGTCTTCGCGGCCGGGCTCGACCCGGCGCCGCTGCGCGACCTGCACCTGCTGACGGCCAAGCCGTTCATCTACGTGTTCAACCTGGACGCGGACGAGCTGTCCAACGAGGACCTGCGCCGCGAGCTCAGCGCCCTGATCGCGCCGGCCGATGCGGTCTTCCTCGACGCGAAGATCGAGTCCGAGCTGATCGAGCTGCCCGAGGACGAGGCGCTCGAGCTGCTCCAGTCGATCGGGCAGCAGGAGTCCGGGCTGACCCAGCTGGCCCGGGTGGGCTTCGCCACGCTCGGCCTGCAGACCTACCTCACCGCCGGGCCCAAGGAGGCTCGGGCCTGGACGATCCGCAAGGGCGCCACGGCGCCTGAGGCGGCGGGCGTCATCCACACCGACTTCCAGCGCGGCTTCATCAAGGCCGAGATCGTCTCCTACGAGGACCTGATCGTCTGCGGCTCGGTGCCTGAGGCGCGTTCGCGGGGCAAGGCGCGGATCGAGGGCAAGGACTACGTGATGGCGGACGGGGACGTGGTGGAGTTCCGCTTCAACGTCTGA
- a CDS encoding exodeoxyribonuclease VII small subunit translates to MTTEEISALGYEQARDELISTVQRLEAGGLALEDSLQLWERGEALASHCQSKLDGARARLDAALAAEGTAKD, encoded by the coding sequence ATGACTACGGAAGAGATCTCCGCATTGGGGTACGAGCAGGCGCGCGATGAACTGATCAGCACGGTTCAACGCCTTGAGGCCGGTGGCCTGGCTTTGGAGGATTCATTGCAGCTGTGGGAGCGGGGCGAAGCGCTCGCTTCGCACTGCCAATCGAAGTTGGACGGGGCGCGGGCCAGGTTGGACGCGGCCCTGGCGGCGGAGGGGACGGCGAAGGACTGA
- a CDS encoding DUF6542 domain-containing protein: protein MTRPRVATPTDPDITGIATTSAPRDSHHIAGDATASSSLAPSAPHEPSPALSPTTSPGLSNTHNPLAPDASQDPGRHDAPPPSASHAPEPGEVPSPHVVPVPVPVPGQSDVTSRPDASHTSHDLDELQDLRVPQRDDVPHSSYAYASLESAGRASVALATHDSPGSVRSNIALAARDSHEPGRGNVALRPHDSDTLQHPLNLEPTNALRAPYDPGRGNASPPHNSLDLPRSPRTSGGPQTRNSQPTLVATRTRGPLPRSTVTYGGAPSRPYRGGPTRPYPGNPPRYPSSASPSHPHSGVPAHGDSLGPLTGLGVSLMMGAACAGGALLDMFLVGGPAWALAVIYVVACGYTATRVRRADWFSALVSPPLAFAAAVIMLATLMPNSFGPGALGVLATTFTLLAAKAKALYIGNAISAGVLLSRRIKARRAIPSPRAAS, encoded by the coding sequence ATGACCCGCCCGCGCGTCGCGACCCCCACCGACCCCGACATCACTGGCATCGCCACCACCTCCGCGCCGCGCGACTCCCACCACATCGCCGGCGACGCGACCGCAAGCAGTTCCCTCGCCCCAAGCGCCCCCCACGAGCCGAGCCCCGCGCTCAGCCCAACCACGTCGCCCGGCCTGAGCAACACCCACAACCCGCTCGCACCCGACGCCTCCCAAGACCCCGGCCGCCACGACGCCCCACCACCGTCGGCCTCCCACGCGCCCGAGCCTGGCGAAGTCCCCTCTCCGCACGTCGTCCCCGTCCCCGTCCCCGTCCCTGGACAAAGCGATGTTACTTCCCGCCCGGACGCCTCTCACACCTCCCACGACCTCGACGAGCTCCAAGACCTCCGCGTCCCCCAGCGCGACGACGTCCCCCACTCGTCCTACGCGTACGCCTCCCTCGAAAGTGCCGGGCGCGCCAGCGTCGCCCTCGCCACACATGACTCCCCCGGGTCCGTCCGCAGCAACATCGCTCTCGCCGCGCGGGACTCCCACGAGCCTGGCCGCGGAAACGTCGCCCTCCGTCCCCACGATTCGGACACCCTCCAGCACCCCCTCAACCTCGAGCCCACCAACGCTCTTCGCGCTCCCTACGACCCCGGGCGCGGCAACGCTTCGCCACCGCACAACTCCCTCGACCTTCCCCGCAGCCCACGCACCTCCGGTGGGCCCCAGACCCGCAATAGTCAGCCCACGCTAGTCGCGACCCGCACGCGTGGCCCTCTACCCCGCAGCACGGTCACGTACGGCGGCGCACCCTCACGCCCCTACCGCGGCGGCCCCACGCGTCCCTACCCGGGCAATCCCCCGCGGTACCCCTCCAGTGCAAGCCCTTCGCATCCCCACAGCGGCGTGCCCGCTCACGGCGACAGCCTCGGCCCCCTAACCGGCCTCGGCGTGTCACTCATGATGGGAGCAGCCTGTGCGGGCGGAGCACTGCTCGACATGTTCCTGGTCGGCGGCCCCGCCTGGGCGCTCGCCGTCATCTACGTCGTGGCCTGCGGCTACACGGCCACCCGAGTGCGGCGAGCGGACTGGTTCAGTGCCCTGGTGAGCCCGCCCCTCGCGTTCGCCGCAGCGGTGATCATGCTGGCCACGCTGATGCCGAACAGCTTCGGCCCCGGCGCCCTCGGCGTCCTCGCCACGACGTTCACCCTCCTCGCCGCGAAGGCGAAGGCGCTCTACATCGGCAACGCCATCTCCGCCGGCGTCCTCCTCAGCCGCCGCATCAAGGCCCGCCGCGCCATCCCCAGCCCCCGCGCCGCCTCGTAA
- a CDS encoding 4-hydroxy-3-methylbut-2-enyl diphosphate reductase, with product MVSAPVTAESAPRKRVLLAAPRGYCAGVDRAVQTVESALERFGAPVYVRKEIVHNKHVVQTLEERGAVFVEENDEVPEGALVIFSAHGVAPEVHESAKGRNLRTIDATCPLVTKVHKEAVRFAEEGYDILLIGHEGHEEVVGTTGEAPEHIKLVDGVDGVDDVEVRDPSKVAWLSQTTLSVDETQQTVARLKQRFPLLLDPPSDDICYATQNRQIAVKQIAGQCDLLIVVGSKNSSNSVRLVEVALEVGVPASYLVDFAEEVDPAWFEGVTTVGLTSGASVPENLVQDVLTLLAEHGYGEVEEVRSAQEKLLFALPHELRRL from the coding sequence ATGGTCTCTGCTCCGGTCACCGCCGAATCCGCTCCCCGCAAGCGAGTCCTCCTCGCCGCCCCGCGCGGCTACTGCGCAGGGGTGGACCGGGCTGTGCAGACAGTGGAGAGCGCACTCGAACGTTTCGGCGCCCCCGTGTACGTCCGCAAGGAAATCGTTCACAACAAGCACGTCGTGCAGACGCTCGAGGAGCGCGGCGCGGTGTTCGTCGAGGAGAACGACGAGGTGCCCGAGGGCGCGCTGGTCATCTTCTCCGCGCACGGCGTGGCGCCCGAGGTGCACGAGTCGGCCAAGGGCCGCAACCTGCGCACGATCGACGCGACCTGCCCGCTGGTGACGAAGGTGCACAAGGAGGCCGTGCGCTTCGCCGAGGAGGGCTACGACATTCTCCTCATCGGGCACGAAGGCCATGAGGAAGTCGTCGGCACCACCGGCGAGGCCCCCGAGCACATCAAGCTCGTCGACGGCGTCGACGGCGTGGACGACGTCGAGGTGCGCGACCCGTCGAAGGTGGCGTGGCTGTCTCAGACGACGCTGTCCGTGGACGAGACGCAGCAGACGGTGGCCCGGCTCAAGCAGCGCTTCCCCTTGCTGCTCGACCCGCCGTCCGACGACATCTGCTACGCCACCCAGAACCGGCAGATCGCGGTCAAGCAGATCGCCGGCCAGTGCGACCTGTTGATCGTGGTCGGCTCCAAGAACTCCTCCAACTCGGTGCGCCTGGTCGAAGTCGCCCTCGAGGTCGGCGTGCCCGCGTCGTACCTGGTCGACTTCGCCGAGGAGGTCGACCCGGCCTGGTTCGAGGGCGTGACGACGGTGGGCCTGACCTCGGGCGCGTCCGTGCCCGAGAACCTGGTCCAGGACGTGCTGACACTGCTGGCCGAGCACGGTTACGGCGAGGTCGAGGAAGTCCGTTCGGCGCAGGAGAAGCTGCTGTTCGCGCTCCCGCATGAGCTTCGTCGGCTGTAA
- a CDS encoding DNA recombination protein RmuC, whose amino-acid sequence MTLGALALLLFGIAIGIAIGVLAERSRRVRPGQDGPDAGVEASARLLLETADRQLARTSEPIHESLRHLDDRLREIEQGRVAAQAALSRQIEDVRTTGEELRGQTAALVTALRTPQVRGRWGELHLRRAVELAGLVDKCDFTEQLVIPAQEGAEAGEGGAGVARPDLVVHLAGGKHVVVDAKVPLGAFLEAAEAPNDLVREERLRAHAKQLRAHVDQLASRAYWKRMEAAGASTAEFVVLFVPGEAFLSHALSADPALVEYAAERRVVLASPITLITLLRTVAYAWTQDTLASEARTVVALGRELYERIGVFTETLDTVGRSLGAAVGAYNRAVGSLDARLLVTARRLRDLGVEQGNPPEARSLDTAARSVSPPQE is encoded by the coding sequence GTGACTCTCGGCGCCCTCGCACTCCTGCTGTTCGGCATCGCCATCGGCATAGCCATCGGCGTCCTTGCCGAACGCTCCCGCCGCGTCCGCCCAGGTCAGGACGGCCCGGACGCGGGAGTGGAGGCGTCCGCCCGGCTGCTGCTGGAGACCGCGGACCGCCAGCTGGCCCGCACCAGCGAGCCGATCCACGAATCCCTGCGCCACCTCGACGACCGCCTGCGCGAGATCGAGCAGGGCAGAGTCGCGGCCCAAGCCGCCCTGTCCCGCCAGATCGAAGACGTCCGCACCACCGGCGAAGAACTCCGCGGCCAGACGGCCGCCCTGGTCACCGCCCTGCGCACCCCCCAAGTCCGCGGCCGCTGGGGCGAGCTTCACCTGCGCCGCGCGGTGGAGCTGGCAGGCCTGGTCGACAAGTGCGACTTCACCGAGCAACTGGTGATCCCGGCCCAAGAAGGCGCAGAAGCGGGCGAAGGCGGAGCCGGCGTCGCCAGGCCGGACCTCGTCGTCCACCTGGCCGGAGGCAAGCACGTCGTAGTGGACGCGAAGGTGCCGCTGGGAGCATTCCTAGAAGCCGCCGAAGCCCCGAACGACCTGGTCAGAGAAGAGCGCCTCCGCGCCCACGCAAAGCAGCTGCGCGCCCACGTCGACCAGCTCGCGTCCCGCGCGTACTGGAAGCGGATGGAGGCGGCCGGAGCATCGACGGCCGAATTCGTGGTCCTGTTCGTCCCCGGCGAGGCATTCCTCTCGCACGCACTGAGCGCGGACCCGGCACTCGTGGAGTACGCCGCAGAACGCCGCGTGGTGCTGGCCAGCCCGATAACGCTGATCACGCTGCTCAGGACAGTGGCGTACGCCTGGACCCAAGACACCCTCGCCTCCGAAGCCCGCACCGTGGTGGCGCTGGGAAGAGAGCTGTACGAGCGCATCGGCGTATTCACCGAGACGCTGGACACGGTGGGAAGGTCCCTCGGCGCCGCCGTAGGTGCGTACAACCGAGCCGTAGGCTCCCTCGACGCAAGACTGCTGGTGACGGCTAGGCGACTGCGCGACCTAGGCGTCGAGCAGGGCAATCCGCCCGAAGCACGCAGCCTTGACACCGCCGCCCGGTCCGTCAGCCCACCGCAGGAGTAG
- a CDS encoding DUF4245 domain-containing protein, with translation MAKTHSRLRTTVRDMVLTMALIVVPILLVIWLMPANAPKNVVTPVSNADYQAMLTAARSELPFTAMSPTGLPASWELTSDTYEPAGDAAADWHLGYQTEAGKYAEFEQTTESIAQFLDDQHSDATRHGTVTAAGQQWQSYAGTTPGGLKTLLFRQDGKSLEVVAGSASLAELETLAGSLQS, from the coding sequence ATGGCGAAGACCCATTCCCGGCTCAGGACGACCGTGCGCGACATGGTGCTCACGATGGCGCTGATCGTCGTGCCGATCCTGCTGGTGATCTGGCTGATGCCGGCGAACGCCCCGAAGAACGTCGTCACCCCCGTCTCGAACGCCGACTACCAGGCGATGCTGACGGCGGCCCGCAGCGAACTCCCCTTCACCGCGATGAGCCCCACCGGCCTGCCCGCGAGCTGGGAGCTGACCTCCGACACCTACGAGCCGGCCGGCGACGCAGCCGCCGACTGGCACCTCGGCTACCAGACCGAGGCCGGCAAGTACGCCGAGTTCGAGCAGACGACCGAGTCCATCGCCCAGTTCCTCGACGACCAGCACTCCGACGCCACCCGGCACGGCACCGTCACCGCCGCCGGCCAGCAGTGGCAGAGCTACGCCGGCACCACCCCCGGCGGCCTCAAGACGCTGCTGTTCCGCCAGGACGGCAAGAGCCTCGAAGTCGTAGCCGGCTCCGCCTCGCTCGCCGAGCTCGAGACCCTCGCCGGCTCGCTCCAGAGCTGA
- the xseA gene encoding exodeoxyribonuclease VII large subunit, translated as MALESSFEKPVPVATVATLVGDWIDRLGVIHVEGQITQINRRPGAGVVFLTLRDPAQDVSVNITCYRQAYEQIVPPPAEGQRVVLRAKPAFYRGRGQFSLQMFELRQVGLGELLARIEQLKLKLAGQGLFDPGRKQPLPFLPQLIGLITGRASAAEKDVLENTRRRWPGVRFEVREVAVQGATAVPQITGALAELDAHPEVDVIVIARGGGSVEDLLPFSDEQLLLAVAACRTPVVSAIGHEPDSPLLDLVADLRASTPTDAAKRLVPDVSEELERVRQARARMRGAIGRMLDREERALSNYRSRPALAAPHSMLERREQEIADTRARGRRALHQRIARDTEVLGQTLARVRALSPLKTLERGYAIVQTSEGHVVRDGAEVMAGQELGVRLMAGRLAVTVGSVSETGEMTTPPAADTDDAPEPADPAE; from the coding sequence ATGGCCTTGGAGAGCTCCTTCGAGAAACCGGTGCCGGTGGCTACGGTCGCGACTCTGGTCGGCGACTGGATCGACCGGCTTGGCGTCATCCACGTCGAGGGGCAGATCACGCAGATCAACCGACGCCCCGGGGCCGGAGTGGTGTTCCTGACTCTGCGGGATCCGGCACAGGACGTCTCGGTGAACATCACCTGCTACCGCCAGGCGTACGAGCAGATCGTGCCGCCGCCCGCCGAGGGGCAGCGGGTCGTGCTGCGCGCGAAGCCTGCGTTCTACCGGGGCCGCGGCCAGTTCTCGCTGCAGATGTTCGAACTGCGGCAGGTCGGGCTCGGCGAGTTGTTGGCGCGGATCGAGCAGCTGAAGCTGAAGCTCGCCGGCCAGGGGCTGTTCGATCCCGGTCGGAAGCAGCCGTTGCCCTTCCTGCCCCAGCTGATCGGCCTGATCACAGGACGGGCGTCGGCCGCGGAGAAGGATGTGCTGGAGAACACGCGCCGGCGCTGGCCGGGCGTGCGGTTCGAGGTGCGCGAGGTGGCGGTGCAGGGAGCCACGGCTGTCCCGCAGATCACGGGAGCGCTGGCCGAGCTCGACGCCCATCCCGAGGTGGACGTCATCGTCATCGCGCGCGGTGGCGGCTCCGTGGAAGACCTCCTGCCGTTCTCCGACGAGCAACTGCTGCTCGCGGTCGCGGCGTGCCGGACCCCCGTGGTCTCGGCGATCGGGCACGAGCCGGACTCGCCGCTACTCGACCTGGTCGCCGACCTGCGCGCTTCCACTCCGACGGACGCGGCCAAACGCCTGGTGCCCGACGTCAGTGAAGAGCTTGAGCGTGTCCGACAGGCCCGGGCGCGCATGCGCGGAGCGATAGGGCGCATGCTCGACCGCGAAGAACGCGCACTGAGCAACTACCGCTCGCGGCCGGCGCTCGCGGCGCCGCACAGCATGCTCGAACGCCGAGAACAGGAAATCGCGGATACGCGGGCTCGCGGCCGTCGGGCGCTGCACCAACGCATCGCCCGCGACACGGAGGTGCTCGGCCAGACGCTGGCCAGAGTGCGCGCGCTGTCCCCACTCAAGACGCTCGAGCGTGGATACGCGATCGTGCAGACGTCCGAGGGTCACGTCGTCCGCGACGGTGCGGAAGTGATGGCCGGTCAGGAGCTCGGCGTGCGGCTGATGGCAGGTCGCTTGGCCGTGACCGTCGGCTCTGTCTCGGAGACCGGAGAGATGACGACTCCCCCGGCAGCGGACACGGACGACGCGCCTGAACCGGCCGACCCGGCCGAATGA
- a CDS encoding GNAT family N-acetyltransferase codes for MGVVVRRASVEDAWELTRLRRIMINTFREVHDESWEYACKDTLELALSDPDSSIQAFVVDAGDAPGKLAAGAVGVIQQRLPSPDNHSGLIGYILSVSTDPDFRRRGFGRAVVEATLGWMDGCGVVKTELVASESGDALYRELGFAEPRFGTYMSRWMPQQV; via the coding sequence ATGGGAGTGGTGGTAAGGCGGGCGTCGGTCGAGGACGCTTGGGAACTGACCCGGCTGCGCCGGATCATGATCAACACGTTCAGGGAGGTTCATGACGAATCGTGGGAGTATGCCTGCAAGGACACGCTTGAACTGGCGTTGTCCGACCCGGACAGCTCCATCCAGGCGTTCGTAGTCGACGCCGGAGACGCACCTGGCAAGCTCGCGGCCGGGGCGGTCGGTGTGATCCAGCAGCGCCTGCCCAGTCCGGACAACCATTCGGGCCTGATCGGCTACATCCTCAGCGTGTCCACGGATCCCGACTTCCGACGCCGCGGCTTCGGACGTGCCGTGGTCGAGGCGACCTTGGGGTGGATGGACGGCTGTGGCGTGGTGAAGACGGAGCTCGTCGCCTCCGAGTCAGGCGATGCGCTCTACCGTGAGCTCGGGTTCGCCGAGCCCCGCTTCGGCACCTATATGAGCCGTTGGATGCCACAGCAGGTGTGA